CATTAGCAGTTGGCAGTTGATGTAAATTTTAACTGTACGTTGTGGTTTCATATCCTTGCAAAGACCTTTTCATGTAAGGTATTGAGTAGTATACATGATTACAATACTACTTTTCTTTGCGGTTTAACGTGTACTTGTCCAGCTTTTGTGTCTGTTGTTCCAGAGCCAGGATTTAAATTTTCAGTTTTCGCACCATGCAAAGGTTTGTGGTGGCAAGAAAAAGAGTGACATTCTTTGCCTAAAGAGACAGGAGAGGAGGTGGGTATTCAGGAATTTAGGCAGCACTAAATATTGAAAGACCACCCACAGCTAAGTTTGGCAACTGCTATCAGTCGGTATCATAACAGATCATCCAAGCATGTACGGGGAGTAGAGCTGTTTAAAAAGTTTTGTTTCTTCCAAGTATAATCTGGAATGAGTCCTGAAAGCTTTGTAGTACAATACATTTTCTTGAGCACAGTTCGTTAGGGATTACATTAATTTTGCTGAGATCTTTGTATTGCTGAACTGTAGAAAGATGGATGAAAAGATGAGCCACTGAATACACTTGTCAGACTTTAGAAGCAGACTataaatacagaagaaaaaaaaatagaaatagaaaaattataaatgtccgtcagggtgtgtgtgtgtgtacgttgaTATTTTGTATTGCACAACAATTAAGTAGTAAAATACATAACTACCAATAAATACCATAACAGTTTACTTAAAGCCTTCAGGTATAATAATAAAAGCTTTAAGTtttaccaaattattatttttttgtgttgcaTTCTTGATTTTAATCATAAAGAATCATAGTTTTAAGCATCTGATATTTGCCTACCTGAATTACTTCTTTTCTTTGAATTCTTGAGGCTCCTGCGACCACTGACCGAGCTGCTGTTTTCACTCATAGAGTCCTGAGCGGATGATGTGCTTCCTGTGGCCTCACTGTCTCGTATCATACTCTCATAGCCACTGCTGCCACCACTGTggtaaaacaaagcagtttttccCATTGCAGGAGGAAGCTCTCCACTTAGCACACTGCTGTTGTCACTGGCTTGTCCGCTACTGCAACGGTGAGGCCTTCTTGGGGCAGTAATCTTACTGTAAGGTGAGGGCAAAGTATGGGCCACTGGCCTTTCCTCTCCTTGCACTGCTGCTCCTCTCTCTTCGGTGTCCGAAGCCCCTCGTCCTTGGGCAGCACGAGAGCTGGCGCTACCTTGTAGGAGCTCAGAGATTCGTCCATTCACTGCTCTTAAAGGTAGCTTAGATGCTAACCCTGTCCCCTTGCTGCGACTTAGAGACTGGGTTGACCATGAATTTTGGTTCTGGTTCTTTCCGTTAGGAGGCAAACTTGAGCTTCGGTTTACTGACTGTGGAAGAGATTTGGTGGAGAAACTTAGGGTCTTAGTGCTGGAGGTTGATAAGCTTCGAGCTTTGGGACTTGCCATAAGGAGTTTGCTAACTGCAGAGATTTTGGATTGACTTGCTTTGGGTGATTGTGGTGCATTATTGTTACCATTTGGCCCATTGGTAGGTGATGAAAGCAAACGGGTGATGCTCCTACCTGTCCTTGGCATTGTACTGTCTTTTGCAACTCCTCCTTTAGAGCCTAGAGAGGTCAAACTTTCCGCCCTCTCTAAAGAATGACACTCATGATGTGCCCCATGAGACCTTCCTAAGGAATTGGTTCTGTTTGCTAAATGCTCAAGTTTGGCACTGAACAGTCTGCTGCTCTCTACATTTGGTCCTTTATGTTTACCACCCAGGTCTTCAGGTGTGCTGCCAAGGAAAAACAGATGATGGTTTGATGTCTGAGAATTTCCTGGATTATGCTGTGGACTTGCTCGATTCCTCTGGTCAAGGCTAGACTTCCTTACAGGTGGCAATGGTGGGATTCCTTTCTGACGAGCAAAGATACCTTGCCTCCCTGCTGAACATCTTCTTTCGAGTGTGGCTCTTGGACTGCAGGGAGTGGAGGTGGTAACCCCAAGGCTTTTATACTCTCCACTCATGTAACGGTATGTAGGGTCTTCCAGATCGTCCTGCTTATTTAAGCGATGCCATGCACGAGGGAGACTACCCGTTCTGAGGATGTCTGCACAGTACACTTGAGTTATGCTTTCGGGTGCATTGAATACTATCTCACAGCCATCCACCACCCGGTTCATGGAATCAGGGGAACATGCTGCTTCACTCGAGCTGAACTTGTCATCTTGCCATTTCTTTTTTAGAGATTCCGATGTTCTCTTCTCTGTCTTGACATCACATACCATGTCCAAAGGCTTGGTCTCTTCACATCCCTCCCTTTTCATCCAAGGGTCATCAAAATTTATCTCACTTGAGACTGGAACAGGTGGGGATTTGGGATCTTTGACTAGCGGGGTTTTGTTTTGCAAGTCCTGCACAACCATTGGCTTAACAGCAGCACAAGGGTGAGTTGTACTGTTGGTTTTAAAAGGAACATAGCCACTTGAGGTTGAGGGCAGCTTGTCTAGTTtatgtttagttgtatttacatCAATTTTATTGGAATCACTCTCTTTGTCTatgtttttttggttatttgACTCAGGGTCTATGTCTCCTTCTTCTTGAATTTCTAAAAGCCTATCTTCTGCTATTGCCTCACCTTGTCCAAAGCACTGTTGGGCAACAAAGCTATGACATGAATGGTCACCATCACTGCCAGTACTCATTTCACTCAACCATGAGCTTATTGAGGAACGACGACTAGCCTGGGCGTCCCCTTCGATCTTGCTAAGAGGCAGGAATTTAGCAATGTTGACTTGTGAGACAGTGGCAGGGGTAATGCAAGGAGCAGTAGTGTAATGCTCTAGGTCTTCACTCATGCTGCTAATGATACTAACAGGCCTTGAACCCGATGCCATAGCCTGCACCGAGCAGTCACTGTTAAAGCTGATAATGCTGGTTGGTCTGCCATTTTCCATCACCCCACTAATTGTCAGCTTTTCCACCAGGGTAAACACCAGCTCATCCTCTCCACTGGGTTCCAAAGGATGCTCCAGTGTAACTGTGGCTGTGGTGTCCTTCACATTTTTCTTATTGTCCAAAGGCAGCTGGGGAACATCATCACACAATGTCTCAGCTGATCCAAGGCTATTGGATGATGAAGATCTCTTTAGGACATGTGGGCTCATCCCCACCGGAGAGGTTCTAGACTCAGGATTAAGCAAAGACTCTGTAGATGATTTTCTAAAGTCTTTATTGAGATTATGTGAGGAGTGCGGTGGTGTGCTAGGCATTATTCCTTTCTGGGTGTACACTTTGCAGCGTTGAGAGGGAGAGGATGGTGGTTTGTACTCTGAGGTTTTAGTAAGACTGGCAATCCCCAACCGTGGAGAGCCCATAGGACGAGGCTTACTCTCACTGCTGCTCCCACCACTGATGGATTCTCTGCTGTCATGTAAACTGGAGCTCTTGGCTCTATGAAGAGGAGTTAGTTGCCCAATACCGCTGCTGCCAGACACGCTTCTGCTGCTGGAGAGTCCACAACTGCCTGTTGAAGACTGTGTCAAGCTTTCTATTATTGACTGAGCAATCTCTGCTTCTTCAACCACCTCACGGATCTCCTCCAGTTGCTGGTCAGATATTCTCTTGGGAGAACTGGACTGCTGACCCCCTTTTACTACTTGACCATAGCCAGGCTCAAATTTGGCAGCTCTGTTGGCAGGGACTTCTTCAAAAGGAAATTTCGTAACCTCTTCTCTTCCATCAATACAGTCCAGCCTCTCTTGGAGCTCTGCAAAAGTGTTGCACTTAAGACAGTCTTTCTCCTTTTTACCTGGCTCAGCACCTTCCTCTGGCAAAGGTGGAAGTGGCTGGGGATGAACAGTCTGCAAAGGTTGGACAGACTGTGAGACTTGAACTAGTGGGGCTACAACCTGTTGAGATGGTTGTGATGTCAAAGATGTCATGCTAAGATCTGCTTTATTTTTATGTAGGGATGGGATGATAGGAACAAACTCTGGAGGACCTTCGTTGTCTGTTAGTTCTTTGTCTGAGAGGGCGGAGCCGTTTGGACCTACATAAATAACTGTGTCACATGACTGTTCACTGCTAGAATAGTCTTCTGGGTCACTGGAGAGGTGTAGCAGGGGCATTTCTGAATCAACAACATTTCTAGAATGAATGGTTCTCAGCTGTGTTGGGCGACGCATTCTTCCTTCCTCACATGAGCTCTCACCACCAGAGGAACTGGATGTGTATTGCTACAGAAGacaaaaaaatactgcattttaaacaaataaacatagaaTACAATGATGCATCATTCTATACTAAAAGAAAGTTCAATCAAAGAAGGATAGTGTCATACCACGCTTACTTTAgccttcttcttcttcagccTAAGAACACGAGAGGCAATTTGAAGGGTAGAGAGAGTCTCTGAGAAGTTGTTGGGGGACGAAGAAATGTGGGCTATCATGGTGGTGCGACAATTCATGTTTCCCAGGGACTCACGTAGCAGCATGGTTAGCTTACTATCTCTGTAAACAAAAAAAGGGAAGAGAATTAGCTGGCTAATCTCAGCCTCTGGCATCGCGCCCATGGATCGTTGGctgaatgtctgatgcatatggcacacaaaattGTAAACAATTGAGGAGTTTCGAAGTCTtcatctgattggttgaattatacaggatttacTGGAGATGTGTGTGacacattattttacattcttCCTGGAAAAGAGAAGCCatggcgccaaaccccctcatggaagaataagaataaggaTATTGTGttgctaaatgctggattttcaaaagtatgagAAATATATAAAGTTAGTGGAAATGGACTCTTTAAAACACGTCCaatagttttacacacacagtCTCGTTGTCGGGACATTTCCACATCCCTAAACATAACACAACACAAAATGAAACGAGACTGGCTGCTTATCGCGTCAGTCAGATGGGGGGACCTTGGCCATTCAAAGCACCCAAGTTCCCATGATACTATTAGCTGGCAAAATTAAAGTTgttaaaccaaataattaaaagtgaaaatACTTGATTTGTAAAATAAGTTACCCATttcagaataaaatgtatttggaaaatgctaaatgcattcaaaaatcAAAGCTTTTGGAAATAACTCTTGTTTCAATTAATACATGCAACACTTCTAGCAATCAAGCTAATCATTTAATGCAACCCACTTTAGTAATGAGATTGGATAGACCCATTTgggcattttgcattttatttgctgACCTTGATTCTAAAACCTTGGCTGCCAGACAGTCTCTTtttacagagaaagagagacttgGATTGGCATTTCCTGTTCTGTCTGGCTTCCTCATGGCAACCGTCAGAGGTGACATATAAAGCTGCTTATCAAGGATGAGTCAGCTACCATTATGATATGCACATGCACATTCTCAGTTCTCAGAAATAAATGACCTATACAatcatttgaagaaaaaaaaaacattattacagAATACAACAGAGTGTACAGTAATATAATTACTGTGCTTATTAGCTTGAAGTTGGATGATGTGCTTAAAAATAGTTATTGAAATGTGAAGTCAATCTTAAGTGGTTATTAACAGTGATCACATGAAAACTGAGCACAAATTATACAAGCATAATTTACTAACCATGATGT
This region of Carassius auratus strain Wakin chromosome 17, ASM336829v1, whole genome shotgun sequence genomic DNA includes:
- the kif26ba gene encoding kinesin-like protein KIF26B isoform X1; amino-acid sequence: MTSLTGNKDRSGTRSRKYGMTDSSPTKSASFSPETWYRKAYEESRSASRPVPEGAGSMPGSSGTPSPGSGISSPGSFSGSPVTISPGISTGSPGSLGGSPGFGTGSPASGSGSSPGSDRGIWCENCNARLVELKRQALKLLIPGPYSSKDPSFSLLLHDKLQVPNSTRKAWNERDGRCDVCATHLSQLKQEAVHMVLSLEQCDVSPGSPPSLASLVGSRSIPQGPTPPRDWAFLPTGNHSPASSTSATVSATTSSSTPTTTNASNGGSSHHPAYPKHGSKPNTLGVSNGVEKKNNSPGHTGKSTGPQQPHLPSSPSNSNGTVLSSVALQAHQYMDGTWTSGHVSRANGVTLYPYQISQMVSEGNREGLNEAALNRYNADRPSPYNSPAAPLPATVTTAPSSGTSAAASFFARAAQKLNLSSKKKKQRPAPPVACDPPLFPTNFSGILQVSPPPAPPCLLRAVNKVKDTPGMGKVKVMVRVCPSSPASAAESSSFLKVDSRKKQMTIMDPAANSQQNQTQKRGSSNQVPPKMFAFDAAFSHDASQAEVCAGTVAEVIQSVVNGADGCVFCFGHSKLGKSYTMIGKDDSMQSLGIIPCAISWLFKLINECKEKTGARFSVRVSAVEVWGKDENLKDLLSEVATGSLQDGQSPGVYLCEDPICGMQLQNQSELRAPTAEKAAFFLDAAIAARYSSKPDYDEEEHRNSHMLFTLHIYQYRMEKTGKGGMSGGRSRLHLIDLGSCVKVLSKTRDSTTGLCLSLSALGNVILALVNGSKHIPYKDSKLTMLLRESLGNMNCRTTMIAHISSSPNNFSETLSTLQIASRVLRLKKKKAKVSVQYTSSSSGGESSCEEGRMRRPTQLRTIHSRNVVDSEMPLLHLSSDPEDYSSSEQSCDTVIYVGPNGSALSDKELTDNEGPPEFVPIIPSLHKNKADLSMTSLTSQPSQQVVAPLVQVSQSVQPLQTVHPQPLPPLPEEGAEPGKKEKDCLKCNTFAELQERLDCIDGREEVTKFPFEEVPANRAAKFEPGYGQVVKGGQQSSSPKRISDQQLEEIREVVEEAEIAQSIIESLTQSSTGSCGLSSSRSVSGSSGIGQLTPLHRAKSSSLHDSRESISGGSSSESKPRPMGSPRLGIASLTKTSEYKPPSSPSQRCKVYTQKGIMPSTPPHSSHNLNKDFRKSSTESLLNPESRTSPVGMSPHVLKRSSSSNSLGSAETLCDDVPQLPLDNKKNVKDTTATVTLEHPLEPSGEDELVFTLVEKLTISGVMENGRPTSIISFNSDCSVQAMASGSRPVSIISSMSEDLEHYTTAPCITPATVSQVNIAKFLPLSKIEGDAQASRRSSISSWLSEMSTGSDGDHSCHSFVAQQCFGQGEAIAEDRLLEIQEEGDIDPESNNQKNIDKESDSNKIDVNTTKHKLDKLPSTSSGYVPFKTNSTTHPCAAVKPMVVQDLQNKTPLVKDPKSPPVPVSSEINFDDPWMKREGCEETKPLDMVCDVKTEKRTSESLKKKWQDDKFSSSEAACSPDSMNRVVDGCEIVFNAPESITQVYCADILRTGSLPRAWHRLNKQDDLEDPTYRYMSGEYKSLGVTTSTPCSPRATLERRCSAGRQGIFARQKGIPPLPPVRKSSLDQRNRASPQHNPGNSQTSNHHLFFLGSTPEDLGGKHKGPNVESSRLFSAKLEHLANRTNSLGRSHGAHHECHSLERAESLTSLGSKGGVAKDSTMPRTGRSITRLLSSPTNGPNGNNNAPQSPKASQSKISAVSKLLMASPKARSLSTSSTKTLSFSTKSLPQSVNRSSSLPPNGKNQNQNSWSTQSLSRSKGTGLASKLPLRAVNGRISELLQGSASSRAAQGRGASDTEERGAAVQGEERPVAHTLPSPYSKITAPRRPHRCSSGQASDNSSVLSGELPPAMGKTALFYHSGGSSGYESMIRDSEATGSTSSAQDSMSENSSSVSGRRSLKNSKKRSNSGSQRRRLIPNLTLDTSSPVRKPVISPGVRWVDGPLRPTQRGLAEPFEIKVYEIDDVERLQRRRTVGNKELVYFSAKLKILEHRQQRISEVRAKYDWLKKELEQTKQHLMLEPEKWTTEFDLQQTFEVDSLEYLEALEFVTERLENRVNFCKAHLMMITCFDITCRRR
- the kif26ba gene encoding kinesin-like protein KIF26B isoform X2; protein product: MTSLTGNKDRSGTRSRKYGMTDSSPTKSASFSPETWYRKAYEESRSASRPVPEGAGSMPGSSGTPSPGSGISSPGSFSGSPVTISPGISTGSPGSLGGSPGFGTGSPASGSGSSPGSDRGIWCENCNARLVELKRQALKLLIPGPYSSKDPSFSLLLHDKLQVPNSTRKAWNERDGRCDVCATHLSQLKQEAVHMVLSLEQCDVSPGSPPSLASLVGSRSIPQGPTPPRDWAFLPTGNHSPASSTSATVSATTSSSTPTTTNASNGGSSHHPAYPKHGSKPNTLGVSNGVEKKNNSPGHTGKSTGPQQPHLPSSPSNSNGTVLSSVALQAHQYMDGTWTSGHVSRANGVTLYPYQISQMVSEGNREGLNEAALNRYNADRPSPYNSPAAPLPATVTTAPSSGTSAAASFFARAAQKLNLSSKKKKQRPAPPVACDPPLFPTNFSGILQVSPPPAPPCLLRAVNKVKDTPGMGKVKVMVRVCPSSPASAAESSSFLKVDSRKKQMTIMDPAANSQQNQTQKRGSSNQVPPKMFAFDAAFSHDASQAEVCAGTVAEVIQSVVNGADGCVFCFGHSKLGKSYTMIGKDDSMQSLGIIPCAISWLFKLINECKEKTGARFSVRVSAVEVWGKDENLKDLLSEVATGSLQDGQSPGVYLCEDPICGMQLQNQSELRAPTAEKAAFFLDAAIAARYSSKPDYDEEEHRNSHMLFTLHIYQYRMEKTGKGGMSGGRSRLHLIDLGSCVKVLSKTRDSTTGLCLSLSALGNVILALVNGSKHIPYKDSKLTMLLRESLGNMNCRTTMIAHISSSPNNFSETLSTLQIASRVLRLKKKKAKQYTSSSSGGESSCEEGRMRRPTQLRTIHSRNVVDSEMPLLHLSSDPEDYSSSEQSCDTVIYVGPNGSALSDKELTDNEGPPEFVPIIPSLHKNKADLSMTSLTSQPSQQVVAPLVQVSQSVQPLQTVHPQPLPPLPEEGAEPGKKEKDCLKCNTFAELQERLDCIDGREEVTKFPFEEVPANRAAKFEPGYGQVVKGGQQSSSPKRISDQQLEEIREVVEEAEIAQSIIESLTQSSTGSCGLSSSRSVSGSSGIGQLTPLHRAKSSSLHDSRESISGGSSSESKPRPMGSPRLGIASLTKTSEYKPPSSPSQRCKVYTQKGIMPSTPPHSSHNLNKDFRKSSTESLLNPESRTSPVGMSPHVLKRSSSSNSLGSAETLCDDVPQLPLDNKKNVKDTTATVTLEHPLEPSGEDELVFTLVEKLTISGVMENGRPTSIISFNSDCSVQAMASGSRPVSIISSMSEDLEHYTTAPCITPATVSQVNIAKFLPLSKIEGDAQASRRSSISSWLSEMSTGSDGDHSCHSFVAQQCFGQGEAIAEDRLLEIQEEGDIDPESNNQKNIDKESDSNKIDVNTTKHKLDKLPSTSSGYVPFKTNSTTHPCAAVKPMVVQDLQNKTPLVKDPKSPPVPVSSEINFDDPWMKREGCEETKPLDMVCDVKTEKRTSESLKKKWQDDKFSSSEAACSPDSMNRVVDGCEIVFNAPESITQVYCADILRTGSLPRAWHRLNKQDDLEDPTYRYMSGEYKSLGVTTSTPCSPRATLERRCSAGRQGIFARQKGIPPLPPVRKSSLDQRNRASPQHNPGNSQTSNHHLFFLGSTPEDLGGKHKGPNVESSRLFSAKLEHLANRTNSLGRSHGAHHECHSLERAESLTSLGSKGGVAKDSTMPRTGRSITRLLSSPTNGPNGNNNAPQSPKASQSKISAVSKLLMASPKARSLSTSSTKTLSFSTKSLPQSVNRSSSLPPNGKNQNQNSWSTQSLSRSKGTGLASKLPLRAVNGRISELLQGSASSRAAQGRGASDTEERGAAVQGEERPVAHTLPSPYSKITAPRRPHRCSSGQASDNSSVLSGELPPAMGKTALFYHSGGSSGYESMIRDSEATGSTSSAQDSMSENSSSVSGRRSLKNSKKRSNSGSQRRRLIPNLTLDTSSPVRKPVISPGVRWVDGPLRPTQRGLAEPFEIKVYEIDDVERLQRRRTVGNKELVYFSAKLKILEHRQQRISEVRAKYDWLKKELEQTKQHLMLEPEKWTTEFDLQQTFEVDSLEYLEALEFVTERLENRVNFCKAHLMMITCFDITCRRR
- the kif26ba gene encoding kinesin-like protein KIF26B isoform X3, whose translation is MMDRAAQKLNLSSKKKKQRPAPPVACDPPLFPTNFSGILQVSPPPAPPCLLRAVNKVKDTPGMGKVKVMVRVCPSSPASAAESSSFLKVDSRKKQMTIMDPAANSQQNQTQKRGSSNQVPPKMFAFDAAFSHDASQAEVCAGTVAEVIQSVVNGADGCVFCFGHSKLGKSYTMIGKDDSMQSLGIIPCAISWLFKLINECKEKTGARFSVRVSAVEVWGKDENLKDLLSEVATGSLQDGQSPGVYLCEDPICGMQLQNQSELRAPTAEKAAFFLDAAIAARYSSKPDYDEEEHRNSHMLFTLHIYQYRMEKTGKGGMSGGRSRLHLIDLGSCVKVLSKTRDSTTGLCLSLSALGNVILALVNGSKHIPYKDSKLTMLLRESLGNMNCRTTMIAHISSSPNNFSETLSTLQIASRVLRLKKKKAKVSVQYTSSSSGGESSCEEGRMRRPTQLRTIHSRNVVDSEMPLLHLSSDPEDYSSSEQSCDTVIYVGPNGSALSDKELTDNEGPPEFVPIIPSLHKNKADLSMTSLTSQPSQQVVAPLVQVSQSVQPLQTVHPQPLPPLPEEGAEPGKKEKDCLKCNTFAELQERLDCIDGREEVTKFPFEEVPANRAAKFEPGYGQVVKGGQQSSSPKRISDQQLEEIREVVEEAEIAQSIIESLTQSSTGSCGLSSSRSVSGSSGIGQLTPLHRAKSSSLHDSRESISGGSSSESKPRPMGSPRLGIASLTKTSEYKPPSSPSQRCKVYTQKGIMPSTPPHSSHNLNKDFRKSSTESLLNPESRTSPVGMSPHVLKRSSSSNSLGSAETLCDDVPQLPLDNKKNVKDTTATVTLEHPLEPSGEDELVFTLVEKLTISGVMENGRPTSIISFNSDCSVQAMASGSRPVSIISSMSEDLEHYTTAPCITPATVSQVNIAKFLPLSKIEGDAQASRRSSISSWLSEMSTGSDGDHSCHSFVAQQCFGQGEAIAEDRLLEIQEEGDIDPESNNQKNIDKESDSNKIDVNTTKHKLDKLPSTSSGYVPFKTNSTTHPCAAVKPMVVQDLQNKTPLVKDPKSPPVPVSSEINFDDPWMKREGCEETKPLDMVCDVKTEKRTSESLKKKWQDDKFSSSEAACSPDSMNRVVDGCEIVFNAPESITQVYCADILRTGSLPRAWHRLNKQDDLEDPTYRYMSGEYKSLGVTTSTPCSPRATLERRCSAGRQGIFARQKGIPPLPPVRKSSLDQRNRASPQHNPGNSQTSNHHLFFLGSTPEDLGGKHKGPNVESSRLFSAKLEHLANRTNSLGRSHGAHHECHSLERAESLTSLGSKGGVAKDSTMPRTGRSITRLLSSPTNGPNGNNNAPQSPKASQSKISAVSKLLMASPKARSLSTSSTKTLSFSTKSLPQSVNRSSSLPPNGKNQNQNSWSTQSLSRSKGTGLASKLPLRAVNGRISELLQGSASSRAAQGRGASDTEERGAAVQGEERPVAHTLPSPYSKITAPRRPHRCSSGQASDNSSVLSGELPPAMGKTALFYHSGGSSGYESMIRDSEATGSTSSAQDSMSENSSSVSGRRSLKNSKKRSNSGSQRRRLIPNLTLDTSSPVRKPVISPGVRWVDGPLRPTQRGLAEPFEIKVYEIDDVERLQRRRTVGNKELVYFSAKLKILEHRQQRISEVRAKYDWLKKELEQTKQHLMLEPEKWTTEFDLQQTFEVDSLEYLEALEFVTERLENRVNFCKAHLMMITCFDITCRRR